Proteins from one Rhinopithecus roxellana isolate Shanxi Qingling chromosome 20, ASM756505v1, whole genome shotgun sequence genomic window:
- the C20H16orf90 gene encoding uncharacterized protein C16orf90 homolog isoform X1: MYPLGGGEQGPAAPKSRSLLPTTLALHGSLDAVSQAQGRPGHPDIHPSIYEGGLGSPQPQCPSAQGSKPKNFRLRHLRGLGLYLESHPPPAGQCESHWLSRLMAGGCLPQPEGTAWALDLPQGTLGPGNSLCSALLEARLPRDSLGSSASSSSMDPDKGALPQPGPSEGLGLRPKRSWGAWEEAMCPLCKRTRSGALERL, translated from the exons ATGTACCCCCTAGGTGGGGGAGAGCAGGGCCCTGCTGCACCCAAGTCCCGGTCGCTCCTCCCCACCACACTGGCCCTCCATGGAAGCCTTG ATGCAGTGAGCCAGGCCCAAGGACGTCCCGGCCACCCCGACATACACCCCAGCATCTACGAGGGGGGCCTGGGGTCCCCACAGCCGCAGTGCCCCAGTGCCCAGGGAAGCAAGCCCAAGAACTTCCGGCTGCGCCACCTACGGGGCCTGGGCCTCTACCTGGAGAGCCACCCACCACCCGCTGGCCAGTGTGAGAGCCACTGGCTGAGCCGGCTCATGGCTGGGGGCTGCCTGCCACAGCCTGAGGGCACAGCCTGGGCCCTGGACCTGCCACAGGGGACTCTGGGCCCAGGTAATAGCCTCTGCTCAGCCCTTCTGGAAGCCCGATTGCCCAGGGACAGCTTGGGAAGCAGTG cTTCCAGTTCCAGTATGGACCCAGACAAGGgtgccctcccccagcctggtcCTTCTGAGGGCTTGGGACTCAGGCCCAAGAGGTCCTGGGGGGCCTGGGAAGAGGCCATGTGTCCCTTGTGCAAGAGAACCCGCTCTGGGGCCCTGGAGAGGCTATAG
- the C20H16orf90 gene encoding uncharacterized protein C16orf90 homolog isoform X2 codes for MEALVCAFSELRIREDAVSQAQGRPGHPDIHPSIYEGGLGSPQPQCPSAQGSKPKNFRLRHLRGLGLYLESHPPPAGQCESHWLSRLMAGGCLPQPEGTAWALDLPQGTLGPGNSLCSALLEARLPRDSLGSSASSSSMDPDKGALPQPGPSEGLGLRPKRSWGAWEEAMCPLCKRTRSGALERL; via the exons ATGGAAGCCTTGGTCTGTGCATTTTCTGAGCTGCGCATAAGAGAAG ATGCAGTGAGCCAGGCCCAAGGACGTCCCGGCCACCCCGACATACACCCCAGCATCTACGAGGGGGGCCTGGGGTCCCCACAGCCGCAGTGCCCCAGTGCCCAGGGAAGCAAGCCCAAGAACTTCCGGCTGCGCCACCTACGGGGCCTGGGCCTCTACCTGGAGAGCCACCCACCACCCGCTGGCCAGTGTGAGAGCCACTGGCTGAGCCGGCTCATGGCTGGGGGCTGCCTGCCACAGCCTGAGGGCACAGCCTGGGCCCTGGACCTGCCACAGGGGACTCTGGGCCCAGGTAATAGCCTCTGCTCAGCCCTTCTGGAAGCCCGATTGCCCAGGGACAGCTTGGGAAGCAGTG cTTCCAGTTCCAGTATGGACCCAGACAAGGgtgccctcccccagcctggtcCTTCTGAGGGCTTGGGACTCAGGCCCAAGAGGTCCTGGGGGGCCTGGGAAGAGGCCATGTGTCCCTTGTGCAAGAGAACCCGCTCTGGGGCCCTGGAGAGGCTATAG
- the NAA60 gene encoding N-alpha-acetyltransferase 60 isoform X1, whose translation MTEVVPSSALSEVSLRLLCHDDIDTVKHLCGDWFPIEYPDSWYRDITSNKKFFSLAATYRGAIVGMIVAEIKNRTKIHKEDGDILASNFSVDTQVAYILSLGVVKEFRKHGIGSLLLESLKDHISTTAQDHCKAIYLHVLTTNNTAINFYENRDFKQHHYLPYYYSIRGVLKDGFTYVLYINGGHPPWTILDYIQHLGSALASLSPCSIPHRVYRQAHSLLCSFLPWSGISSKSGIEYSRTM comes from the exons ATGACAGAGGTGGTGCCATCCAGCGCGCTCAGCGAGGTCAGCCTGCGCCTCCTCTGCCACGATGACATAGACACTGTGAAGCACCTGTGTGGCGACTGGTTCCCCATCGA GTACCCAGACTCATGGTATCGTGATATCACATCCAACAAGAAGTTCTTTTCCCTTGCTGCAACCTACAGAGGTGCCATTGTGGGAATGATAGtagctgaaattaaaaacaggaccaaaatacataaagag GATGGAGATATTCTAGCGTCCAACTTCTCTGTTGACACACAAGTTGCGTACATCTTGAGTCTGGGCGTCGTCAAAGAGTTCAGGAAGCACGGCATAG GTTCCCTCTTACTTGAAAGTTTAAAGGATCACATATCAACCACCGCCCAGGACCACTGCAAAGCCATTTACCTTCATGTCCTCACCACCAACAACACAGCAATAAACTTCTACGAAAACAGAGACTTCAAGCAGCACCACTATCTCCCCTATTACTACTCCATCCGAGGGGTCCTCAAAGATGGCTTCACCTATGTCCTCTACATCAATGGCGGCCACCCTCCCTGGACGATTTT GGACTACATCCAGCACCTGGGCTCTGCACTAGCCAGCCTGAGCCCCTGCTCCATCCCGCACAGAGTCTACCGCCAGGCCCATAGTCTGCTCTGCAGCTTCCTGCCATGGTCGGGCATCTCTTCCAAGAGTGGCATCGAGTACAGCCGGACCATGTGA
- the NAA60 gene encoding N-alpha-acetyltransferase 60 isoform X2, with protein sequence MIVAEIKNRTKIHKEDGDILASNFSVDTQVAYILSLGVVKEFRKHGIGSLLLESLKDHISTTAQDHCKAIYLHVLTTNNTAINFYENRDFKQHHYLPYYYSIRGVLKDGFTYVLYINGGHPPWTILDYIQHLGSALASLSPCSIPHRVYRQAHSLLCSFLPWSGISSKSGIEYSRTM encoded by the exons ATGATAGtagctgaaattaaaaacaggaccaaaatacataaagag GATGGAGATATTCTAGCGTCCAACTTCTCTGTTGACACACAAGTTGCGTACATCTTGAGTCTGGGCGTCGTCAAAGAGTTCAGGAAGCACGGCATAG GTTCCCTCTTACTTGAAAGTTTAAAGGATCACATATCAACCACCGCCCAGGACCACTGCAAAGCCATTTACCTTCATGTCCTCACCACCAACAACACAGCAATAAACTTCTACGAAAACAGAGACTTCAAGCAGCACCACTATCTCCCCTATTACTACTCCATCCGAGGGGTCCTCAAAGATGGCTTCACCTATGTCCTCTACATCAATGGCGGCCACCCTCCCTGGACGATTTT GGACTACATCCAGCACCTGGGCTCTGCACTAGCCAGCCTGAGCCCCTGCTCCATCCCGCACAGAGTCTACCGCCAGGCCCATAGTCTGCTCTGCAGCTTCCTGCCATGGTCGGGCATCTCTTCCAAGAGTGGCATCGAGTACAGCCGGACCATGTGA